The following are encoded in a window of Thunnus albacares chromosome 9, fThuAlb1.1, whole genome shotgun sequence genomic DNA:
- the LOC122988681 gene encoding uncharacterized protein LOC122988681 — MMKLILSLTLIWTLSSTAEALKCWHGLGTDTKQQALLPCNSTDLCATLAYQVNTVGDFTISKSRSCLPSSLFSEGKHAFSFYRGFESRAATVHVCSTDGCNDQVIPYPGTLKRNNLQCFTCDDRFSAACNNVVKCFGEQDRCINGTVADNEGKTLPVSGCISANLCEIGPLWKYLPLLASDVKLLSGPKCCESSFCNSAWSVKLNVIPLLFGLITLIIY; from the exons CTGAAGCTCTTAAGTGTTGGCATGGTTTAGGGACTGACACAAAGCAACAGGCCTTACTTCCATGTAACTCTACTGACCTGTGTGCAACTCTTGCCTATCAAG TAAATACGGTTGGAGATTTCACTATATCCAAAAGCAGGTCATGTTTGCCATCCTCACTTTTCAGTGAAGGAAAGCACGCATTTTCATTCTATCGTGGTTTtgaaagtagggctgcaactgttCATGTGTGCAGCACAGATGGCTGCAATGATCAAGTCATTCCTT ACCCTGGTACTCTGAAGAGAAATAACCTGCAGTGTTTCACCTGTGATGATCGATTCTCTGCTGCATGTAACAACGTAGTAAAGTGTTTCGGAGAGCAGGACCGCTGCATCAATGGGACTG TGGCAGATAATGAGGGCAAAACATTGCCTGTGTCTGGCTGTATCTCTGCAAACCTCTGTGAAATTGGTCCTCTCTGGAAGTACCTGCCTCTTCTGGCTTCGGATGTTAAATTACTCAGTGGTCCAAAATGTTGTGAAAgcagcttctgtaactcagcCTGGTCTGTCAAACTGAATGTGATCCCTTTGCTATTTGGACTCATTACTCTTATCATCTATtag